The Rhizobium sp. BG4 genomic sequence ATCGTCAGGCACGGTTCGGTCTTCAGGATCATCAGCAGCTTGCATTCCCAGGGAAGCGGAACTGTCGCTTCGACGACATGTTCGGACCCGCTCAAGGGCGCGATCGCCGATAGATAGGCGTTCGGCGTGATCACCGAAAAATCTTGGTCTAGATAGTCGGGAGCGACCTCGGGATGAACGTAGCGATCCTCGATCTGGACCGGCACGCCATCCTCGCTGTGGACGATCAGTGAGTGGAAAACCGCCGAGCCGATCTCCAGCCCGAGCGCATCGGCGACATCAGGCGAAGCGGAGGCCTTGGCCAGGGAAACCACTGTCGCCTCGTGCAAATGGCCGCGTTCGGCGATCTCTTCGGCGATGTTGCGGACTTCGAAAAGCGCCGATACGCCTTTGCGTTCGGCAACGAACGAGCCGACGCCCTGGATGCGGATCAGCTCGCCCTCATTGGCAAGCTCGCGCAGCGCCCGGTTGGCCGTCATCTTGCTTACGCCGAGTTCCAGTACCAGCTCGTTTTCCGAGGGCACGCGATATTTCGGTGGCCACTCTCCGCTATGGATTCTGTCCAGAATGATCTGTTTGACGCCTGCGTAGAGCGGCGTAGCGTCATTGGCTGCCAGCTCTTTTTTCATCTCGCCGCTGCGTTTCATTGCCTAATCCCCGGGCACGATGATCAATCGCCAAAAATCTAAACTTAATTCTTGCATAACACAAATTTTTTCATATGGTACCATATACAACTTCCGCTGCTGACGCTGACGGAGGCAAGCCGGCGAAGATCGGTGGGTGACGACAAGTCAAGGCGAGCTTCAGAGGAGTAACACAATGAAATTCCATCATACCATTCTTGCGGGTGCGGCCATCGCGGCAGCGCTCTCCGCTCCGGTCATGGCAAAGGACTGGAAGACGGCGACCATTACGCTTGAGGGCGCTTACGCCCCTGGAACATGACCAATGCAGACGGCACGCTCGGCGGCTTCGAGCCGGAGCTTGCCAAGGTGCTCTGCGAACGCGCCAAGATCGAGTGCAAGCTGGTCGCTTCCGACTGGGACGGCATGATCCCGGCGCTGAACGCCGGCAAGTTCGACGTGATCATGGATGCGCTGTCGATCACCGACGAGCGCAAGAAGATCATTGATTTCACCGTTCCCTATGCTGCGACGCCCGCAGCCTTCGCAACGGCCAAGGACAGCCCCCTTGCCAATGCGGCCGGAACCGGCGCCGTGATCAAGATGACGCCCGGCCAGACCGGCGTGAAGGAAATCGAAGCCCTCAAGGAAGCCTTCAAGGGCAAGACGATCGGCATCCAGGCGGCAACCGTCTATGCCAAGTTCGTCTATGACAATTTCGGTTCGATCGCCGAAGTCCGTGAATACAAGACCGGCGCCGACCGCGATCTCGACCTGCAGAACGGCCGTATCGACCTCGGTTTCGACGACGCCGTCTAC encodes the following:
- the hutC gene encoding histidine utilization repressor, with the translated sequence MKRSGEMKKELAANDATPLYAGVKQIILDRIHSGEWPPKYRVPSENELVLELGVSKMTANRALRELANEGELIRIQGVGSFVAERKGVSALFEVRNIAEEIAERGHLHEATVVSLAKASASPDVADALGLEIGSAVFHSLIVHSEDGVPVQIEDRYVHPEVAPDYLDQDFSVITPNAYLSAIAPLSGSEHVVEATVPLPWECKLLMILKTEPCLTIRRRTWSGRRVVSTARIVYPGHRYRLESRSGILPTG